TCGGCCTAGGTAATTTGGTAGACGCCGTTAGGGAGTTGATGAGGGCCGTCGAGGAAAACCTACGCAAGAACGCTTGGGAGGAGCTGAGGAGGCGTGTGGTGAAGGCAGAGGGAGTGGAGGCGGCCAAGGCGGCGATAAGAGAGGGCAAGGTGGTGGAGGTGCCTTGGAGCGGCGATAACGAATGTGGGATGAAGATACAGGAGCTCGTAGGCGCAGACGCGTTGGGGGTGGCGATGGACGCAGATACATCAGTGGGCGGCTACGATCTACGCGACCTCGCGTGTAGAGACAAGCGAGCCGAGGTGTGGCTGAGGCTTTCCGAAAGGTACTAACCACGCCGTGTAGAAGCCCCAGCCGCACTCGCAACGCATCACATATGGCGGCGCTGTGAGGCCGTATCCTTACTACGCGCGGTCTGTAGTAAAGGTGAGTCTCGGTTTATCAACTCAGCAGAGGCGGCGCCTCTTTGGCAAAATTTTTTTAAATGGCTCGTAATTTTGGTCCCGCTATGCCTAAAAAGAGGAAGAATCGAGGTAGGAAAAAAGGCGACAAGGGCCGGGAGCCCTATGTCCACTGCGATAACTGCGGCAAGGTTATGCCTAGGTCGAAGTCTGTGAGGGTAACAGTTCCGCATTCCCCGGTGCCTCCAGATTTGGCGAGAGAGCTGGAGAAACAGGGCGCCATAATCTCCCGGTATTTGGTGACCAAGACCTACTGTATAAACTGCGCCGTCTTCTTCGGCATAATAAAGGTAAGGTCTAGGGAGGAGAGGAAGAAGAAAATACCGCTTCAGCAAGTCGTTTGAGCTTTTTAATAAAAAGCGACGTAGCTTGTCCCTGGTCGATAAGCCCGGAGGAGCTTGTGAAAAACCGACTTGACGTGTTAGTTGACTTCGTTGTTGAGTCTATCAGAGGGGGAGCCCGCGAGGTGTATGTAATGTTGTGCGACGGCACAACTTACCGGGTGTCTGCGGCGCCTCCGCTCAGGGCCCGCGAGGCGGCCAGGTGGTTGCTCTCGAATCCGCCTTTTAAAACCAACCTAAAGGCCCTCGTGGGGAGGTATAGAAACGTGTACTACCTCCATGAACGTGGCAGAGACGTCTCGGAGGTGAAGCTGGACGGCGAGGGGCTGTATGTATTCGGCGACCACGACGGGCTGAGCCGCGAAGACGAGGAGTTTTTGGAAAAACACGCCACCCGGGTCTCGCTGGGCGCGACGCCCTACATGTCTTGGCAAGCCGCGGCGTACTTGGCATATTTATTGAGACGATTAAGTTTAATATAGGGCAACCCCCAGCGCCGTGGTGTTGGAGCGGTTGAGGAAGAGAATTAACCTAGACGCCTTGGGTAGATACATCCCAGTAAACCCAAACGTCTTAACTCTCCTGTCTGTACTTGCGGCCTGGGGTGGGGTCTTGCCGGTGTGGCTGTCCGCCGCGCCGCCTTGGCTCTTCATAGCGGCCTCCGGCGTCTTGGATGTGTTAGACGGCGCAGTTGCCCGTAGTAGCGGCAGGGCATCTAGAAGGGGCGCGTTCATAGATTCGTACCTGGATAGATATACAGACGCGGCCTACATACTCTACTTCTGGAACTACGTAGATCATCTCGCCGCGTTTTTAGCCCTCTTGGGAACCTTCGCGATAAGTTACGCGCGGTGCAGGGGGGAGTCTCTGGGGGTGGAGGTCAGGGGGGTCGGCTTCATGGAGCGGGGAGAGAGAGTTCTCTATCTCCTAGCACTCTCGTTGGTGCTGGGTTTCTTCCCCCAGCTCGTCAACCCGTTGATGTACCTATACACGCTTCTGGTCAACTCCGCGGCGGCGTATAGAGGCTACGCCGTTTTTAAAAAACTGAAGCTCTCCTAAACCGGCGCCTATGGAGAAATATTAATATAGCACACCTAGACGTGGATCAATGAGCGTCGTTGCGCATATCACAAAAAACACAGTGGCTAAGCGCGAGGTTATTAATAAAGATGTCATGGAGGCGGTTAAGGACGTCGCGATAGAACTCCTAAAGGCGTGGAACCCCGCGGTCTCCGACTTCATAATACTACGGGATTTCTACTCAGTCTCGTACCCAGCGCCCCTCTCTAAGGAGCTCCTCGAAAAAGTTCGGAAGTACTCGCCGAAGAGAATAGAGAATAGAGTGGAGGTAACCCTGCCGGTTTTTGAAATTGTCCACGGGGCCCAGTGGGCTGGGGACAGCTTAAGCGTCGGAGACGCAGTTGTTGTATTCCCCCATATCGACGACGCCACGACTGAGGAGGTGCTGAGGGGGGTGGTGCAAAACCTCGCTGGCCAGGAGGAGGGGGAGGATTTAGAGTAGCCTAGTAGCGCCGCGTAGCTCCTCGATAGAGACGCCCATCGCCTCCAGTATCTGTTCTAGCGACGTGTTTATGTACTCCAGGTACTTCTTCTCGTCTATCTCGTCTATCCTCGCCAATTGTATGGGCTTTACTCCAATTGCGTCTTTAGTCTTGATTAGGACTATGGCGTCTCCCCGCCCCACGTTAATTCCGTATTTCAACAGCTGCTCAGCCGCCTTGACGTGTTGAGGCTTGTTCTTCGTGTATTCATTCAAGTTCTTGTTCAGAACGATTTTTATCCCGAGCTTATCCAGAGTGGTTTTCCTCTCCCTGATCTTGGTCTCCGTATCTTTAACCATAGCTACAACGGCATCGCGAACCTTAGTGATGTCTTCCACCGTGTTTATATTCTTTAGACTTTCTATAATTTCCTCAACCAGCTCCTTCACAAGCGGCGGCGCGTTGCGTTTCTTCGCCACGATCCCCTTGACTATGACGCTCCCGTCGCTAGTCACGCCTAGGTAGTTCTTCTTGCGGCCGCTAAACATGACGAATTTATACACCTTGTCAAGCTCTATATCTATCCCCAGCTCCTCTGTGTAGGCCACGAGCTTCTTTAACTTCTCCTCGGAGACATTCCAGAGAAAGAGAGAGTCCGTATCCCCGTATACTGGTATTAGGCCCAGCTCCGTCGCCTTGAGCACCGTGCTGGTCATTATGTACCTAGCCAGGGCTGTTGTGAGCTCGGCGACTGGCGGGCAGTATAGGGGAAATGTCTCGGCGCCGAAAACGCCGTAGGAGGCGTTTATAAAAACCTTCATGGCGCTCTGGACTACGTCGTACAGCTGCCTCTCGGCTGGCGTCGGCGCCTTCTTGGCTAGTTTCTTATAGACGTGCACCCTTAAGTCCCTTAAGATGCCCACCAGGGTGCTCGTGAGGCCGGGCTTGTCGCGGCAGACTGTGTGGGGTAGCTCCGGTATCGGCCTCTCCGCGTCTTGCCTACAGTTAACGGTCTCGTACGAGAGGTTCCACTTGCTGATTATCGAGGGGTACAGAGAGGCGAAGTCGAGGACGTACACATCGAAGAAGATGCCAAGCGGGGGGTCCAGCACCACGGCCCCCGCGTACTTCTTCCCCTTGATTATGGCTTTTGTGTGGGTCTGCCCCTTTACGTTTAGAATATCCTCCTTGTTTGGTATAAGCCACCCCCTCCTGCGGTGTTCGTAGTACAGCATGTTGCGGATCCACGCCGAGACCTGGGACCTGGTGATGTCCTCTATGGGCATTTTAGCTATCCTAGACAGGAGGATTATTAGCTTCATCACCATTTCGTTGTTGTACAGCGTGAAGTAGAGGGTAATGAGGGCGTCTCTGTAGTTGTACTCGGCGAGTTCCCAGTAGCCCATTCTAGAGACGTTTTTCTGCCTCTCCACCTTCCCGACGCCTAGAATTGCGTATGCTATCCCGTCTAGTCCCCTCTCCCCCCTGTACACGCCGCCAAAGGCGTAGGCCTCGATTGCCTTTATAGCAAAGAACTTGAACATGTCTATGTGGACGCCGGGGGCTACACTGACGTAGTCCCGCTTGGCGGCTATTGGCAAGTCCTCCTTGGGTATGCCGAGCGCAATGGCTCTGTTGTAGAGGTAGGGAAGGTCGAAGTTGTCGCCGTTGAAGGTGATGACTATCGGGTACTGGACTATGGTTTTGAAGACCTCCATTAAGAGATCGTATTCGCTGTCGAAAAACAGAATCTCGTAGTCCGGCCTGTACCTCAGCTCGGCATCCCTGCCAGGGCGTCTAAGCATCAACACCCGCCTCAGCCCGTCGCTTCCCACCAGAGCCACCGAGATTATTTCATACTCGGCGCTCTTTGGGTCTGGGATTTTGTTTTCCTGCGGGGTGTAGACCTCCACGTCTATGGCGACCCTCTTGATGTGGGGGATGGGTGCCTGGAATAGAGGTATCCACTCCTCTGCCACCTTGCCGTGTTCCTGTTTGAAGATGTTAGCGAGTGAGAACTTGACCTCCGTGGGTATTGAAATTTCGATGGGCGTGAGGCCGCCCCCGTTGGATCTATACCACATGCCTGGAATCACGTTTCTGTCGAAGAGGTAGCTGTGGTGGTACTTTATCCGCGACTCCCAAGTCTCCTTGAGGATGTCCCTCAGCGAGTTTCTGCCGCCGCCCACCGACAGAGGGTCTTTTGCATATACCTTAGTCACGAGAATCCTCCGGTCGTTTAGCGCGTCGTATTTCTCCTCTACGCCGAAGTGGCTGAACCCCGGGTGGCGCAGGACGCTGGGGAACTTCTCCATTATCTCCTCGGGTGTCTTTGTCGCTATGAGATACGGCTTGTGGCTGGTGGTGTCGTACCAGTAGTACACGTTATCCGTCACGGGGTCGTAGAGCTTTACCAAAGCCTTGCCCTCCGCCCCGTCGTAAACAACCGACAGCACGATAGAGGGCGGCGCCGTGGCAGAGACTATGCCCTTTATCTTCCCCTCCTCTATGGCTTCGCCCTCGTACTCTCTGACCTCTTCTTGTTCAAACTCTTCAAACTCCTCCTCAAACTCGGCCACATATGTTGTAGTCGAAGTGGTTAAAAACTAAAACGGCGTATTACCTCCACAGTATAAAAGCTTATAAAGAGCTCTATCATTGAGTTTCGTGGTAATTTATGTTTCGCCGCATAAGAAGGACAACAAGATGTCCATGGCGACGGATCTCAAGCGAATTATCGTAACCGAGATAATAAACGAGGCGA
The sequence above is drawn from the Pyrobaculum ferrireducens genome and encodes:
- a CDS encoding DNA-directed DNA polymerase I — encoded protein: MAEFEEEFEEFEQEEVREYEGEAIEEGKIKGIVSATAPPSIVLSVVYDGAEGKALVKLYDPVTDNVYYWYDTTSHKPYLIATKTPEEIMEKFPSVLRHPGFSHFGVEEKYDALNDRRILVTKVYAKDPLSVGGGRNSLRDILKETWESRIKYHHSYLFDRNVIPGMWYRSNGGGLTPIEISIPTEVKFSLANIFKQEHGKVAEEWIPLFQAPIPHIKRVAIDVEVYTPQENKIPDPKSAEYEIISVALVGSDGLRRVLMLRRPGRDAELRYRPDYEILFFDSEYDLLMEVFKTIVQYPIVITFNGDNFDLPYLYNRAIALGIPKEDLPIAAKRDYVSVAPGVHIDMFKFFAIKAIEAYAFGGVYRGERGLDGIAYAILGVGKVERQKNVSRMGYWELAEYNYRDALITLYFTLYNNEMVMKLIILLSRIAKMPIEDITRSQVSAWIRNMLYYEHRRRGWLIPNKEDILNVKGQTHTKAIIKGKKYAGAVVLDPPLGIFFDVYVLDFASLYPSIISKWNLSYETVNCRQDAERPIPELPHTVCRDKPGLTSTLVGILRDLRVHVYKKLAKKAPTPAERQLYDVVQSAMKVFINASYGVFGAETFPLYCPPVAELTTALARYIMTSTVLKATELGLIPVYGDTDSLFLWNVSEEKLKKLVAYTEELGIDIELDKVYKFVMFSGRKKNYLGVTSDGSVIVKGIVAKKRNAPPLVKELVEEIIESLKNINTVEDITKVRDAVVAMVKDTETKIRERKTTLDKLGIKIVLNKNLNEYTKNKPQHVKAAEQLLKYGINVGRGDAIVLIKTKDAIGVKPIQLARIDEIDEKKYLEYINTSLEQILEAMGVSIEELRGATRLL
- a CDS encoding DUF2286 domain-containing protein, whose translation is MSVVAHITKNTVAKREVINKDVMEAVKDVAIELLKAWNPAVSDFIILRDFYSVSYPAPLSKELLEKVRKYSPKRIENRVEVTLPVFEIVHGAQWAGDSLSVGDAVVVFPHIDDATTEEVLRGVVQNLAGQEEGEDLE
- a CDS encoding CDP-alcohol phosphatidyltransferase family protein, which codes for MVLERLRKRINLDALGRYIPVNPNVLTLLSVLAAWGGVLPVWLSAAPPWLFIAASGVLDVLDGAVARSSGRASRRGAFIDSYLDRYTDAAYILYFWNYVDHLAAFLALLGTFAISYARCRGESLGVEVRGVGFMERGERVLYLLALSLVLGFFPQLVNPLMYLYTLLVNSAAAYRGYAVFKKLKLS
- a CDS encoding tRNA (pseudouridine-N1)-methyltransferase, yielding MSFLIKSDVACPWSISPEELVKNRLDVLVDFVVESIRGGAREVYVMLCDGTTYRVSAAPPLRAREAARWLLSNPPFKTNLKALVGRYRNVYYLHERGRDVSEVKLDGEGLYVFGDHDGLSREDEEFLEKHATRVSLGATPYMSWQAAAYLAYLLRRLSLI
- a CDS encoding 30S ribosomal protein S26e, which produces MPKKRKNRGRKKGDKGREPYVHCDNCGKVMPRSKSVRVTVPHSPVPPDLARELEKQGAIISRYLVTKTYCINCAVFFGIIKVRSREERKKKIPLQQVV